The genomic interval TGTGATTTATACCCTGAAATGGAGGGTAGTGTTCCGTACTGACCGGGAAGTGGCATGAAAACCCCTCTCTGGCACCACTGTCTTCCAAATACCTGGCTTCCTCTTTGAGAGTTTTGACTCTGAACAATGTTGGCTGTGAAAGCGTTATGTATAGAGTAGGTTTGAAGTGAACCAGGCCCTATGTCCTTGGGAGGGGTATATGCTGGGAAATAACCACCAAGGTCCATCAAAGTTGCTTTGAAGTCAGTTGCTGCCTCCATTGCTCATCCCGGGTCTGAGGCAGATCTTCAGGGGTGGGATGAGGCACATTCCACAGTGGGCAGGGCAGGCGCCAGGCCAAGAGGTGGATCCAGGGGCCTGCAAACGAAGCACAGGCTTCTCCCAGGACTGGCACCTTCCTGCCACCAGCAGTGTTCTGCAGTATGTTCACCTGAGAGGTGCAGGTCCCCATGTGCAGATAGGTGCCTGCAGCCTGGGATTGTGGCCtggagctggggtggggtgggggttgggcTTGGTTTTCTCCCAGCCGGCTCACTTTACTCCATTCAGCAAATGCCTGTTGTGCTCCTGCTATTTATCTGGATCTGCTGGGGAGGATAGGGAGGagataatagttttttttttttaattttttatgttttttggggggtaagGGGTATATAATATGGTAAGTGAAATATTTGACTCTTGCGCTTTAAGGTCATAGTAATGCTTATGGGTGTCCATTTGGTGACTAAGTTGTCTGGGTCAGGAAGGAGGTCAATATCAAAATCACTAAAGAGGTAGTGAaagttttcaggttttttttttttccttgtaaaaatGGAAGTGCTCCCTGGAGGTATGACTCTGTCACTCTTGTGTCCAAGGCAAGACGTGTCATCCCTGCCATCTGAGTCTGTGTGACTCCTGAATTCCTGTAGCCAGTTCAGATGCCGTGCTGTCAGGTCCTCTGTGGTTTGTGTGTTTTGGATAATAAGTAGCAAGGAATAGAATGTTAAGggacatcataaaaaaaaaaagggtccaAGTTTGTTTAGTGTCTGTGTTTGGGTAGTGCGTGCTGTCTCTGACAGTTCCAGCAGGTTACACAGCGTCCCCAGTGTGCAGGAGGGACGGCAGCTGGTGCTGCAGTTTTACACAGGCTTCTTGGAGATAGTGGGCTTGGGAGCAGGTCAGAGAGGTGGGCAGCGAAGGGGCATAGGTTGTGGGGTGGCTTGAGagtgaggtggggaggggaggtttGGGCTTGTGCACTGACTGATCTAAGGAGTTTAGTGGGGTGCCTTAAGTGCTGGGGTTTGTGGTGAAACCCAAGCCAGGAGAGTTCTGGGAAGCCCCTAGACACTCTGTCCATGTTCCTGAGGAGCAGTGCAGagtggagaggcaggaggaggctgggtgTTGTGATTCTCCGGGGAGGGAAGGTGGGTGGTGCTGGGTTATCTTAAGGAGTAGCCTGGGAGCCTCCTTTCTCCCAAGAAGCCAGACCAGGGGCCTGCCAGCGTCAGGCCAGAGGGGACGGCAGTCAGGACCAGAAGGACTGCTCCCCTGTGTGTCTCCTTCCCCTCCCGCCCTAGTTTTAGTTGTTGCTTAGCATGGAGTTTCTTTTCACCACCTACACTCTACAGATTATCTCAAGACTTAAATTGGATTAAAGTGAATGATTTTCACCTGGTGTTTGTCTACATTTTGATTGATTCGGCAGCACAGAGTTGGCTATGAGTAGAATGAGCATGTGATgtcagtattctttttttttttctttttagatgtagatgacagtggagtgtattttgacataaaacatggagtataacttcccttCTGTGGTTATATACCATGTGGAGTTTCACCGTTTGCATATTcttatgtgaacataggaaagttctgtccagtccattccactgtcattcctaatcccatctcccttcctttcccatctttccactttgtctaatccagtgaacttctaacccccccccccaccattgtgtgttagcatctatatatcagagagaacattcagcctttgggtttttggaattggcttatttcacttagcatgatagtctctagtccatccatttactggcaaatgttataatttctttttttttttttttttttttaagagagagtgagagagagagagagagaatttttaatgttttattgtttagttctcggcagacacaacatccttgttggtatgtggtgctgaggatcgaacccgggctgcacgcatgccaggcgagcgccctaccgcttgagccacatccccagcccaaatgttataatttcattctttatgactgagtaatattccattgtatatatatgccacattttctttattcattcatgatGGCAATGTCTTGATGGAACAAGAGTGATTTAACAGTTGGAAAAATATTGATATTGAAATTACAGTTGCCAGGTTTACTCCCTGATAAGTAAGACCATGGGTTCAGGAAGCCAGCTATTTGGTTCAAATTTTTGCCTTGTCAGTACTAGCTGTGTGTCCTTGgtcaagttatttaacctctctgggcctcatttcCTTGTGTGTAACACTGAGGCTAATAATAGTACTCATTTCCATAGAGTTTTTGTGAGCCTTAAATCAGATGGCAATGTAAAGCACTTAGCCTGGTGGCCAACACATTGTAACCAGCCAGTTAATGTTCAGAAAGAAAGGAGATGGGCCAGATGACCCTGGAAGCTGCTCAACTCGGGAGCTCCTCATTTGAAGGTGCTTGTGGTGGGAATGTCTTAGACCCAGGCCGCAGTCATTTCTGGTTCTGGTTCTTCCCTTGACAGGTTGTGGGCTCGATGTAAGTCACTTAATGTCTCTGTGAGATGAGCTGCGacatcaggaggaggaggaggagagcaggtatggggtgccaggccctgggccgAATGCTCTGTGCAGTGCGTCTGGCCCAGTCCTCCTGAGCACAGGATCTGTCAGTGTCCCAGCGATTCACGTGGGAAAAGCTCAGCACTTTAATTACTTGTCCAGGGTCATTCAGCTAGCAGACATGAACTTGGCCTTCTCTGTCTGTCGCCTGTGATTCCGTGTGTCAGTTGTTAATAGTTTCATAGGCTAGCTACCTGCCTTTGATTTAATTTTCTGATCACAATTATATTTGGCCAGTGCTTCATggatttaagaaaaatacttgGGAGTAAGCCTGTGATTTGAGGCTAACTTGTAGTTAACATGCATTTGTGGAATGTGTAGGCATTTCTGTGGTAGTTAAAGGGTCCTCCTCACCCACCTTTATTAAATAAAGTCTTATCTGAGGTGCTTTGAACTTGTGCAAAACAAAGCCGAGTGTAAACACTACAGTGTAGAGTTTGGCTCTGCAGAGCTCTTGAATGAGACCCTCTCAGTCAAGTGTTTGGGTGGAAGAACAGGCATATTCTGCAGCTAGAACCCACAGCAGGCTGTAGGCGCTCTCGAGCACACCCGTGAGTGGTGTTGAGGTGTTGCAGAACGCTGGTGATTGCCATAATTGATTGTCAAGGTTGAGGTCTGCAGACTGGAATCACGAATCTTAGGCTGGTATTGGCTCTGTCACCTCCGCCTGCTTTCCCAAGCCCACTTCAGCTCTAGGATGGTGTCAGTGGTTTTTCCATGTTAGTGTTGTTGGGGAGACTGACCCAAATATAGACTTTGGTCAGTGACTTGGCAAGGGCGGTCTTTGGCTCTACTTTGTTGACCTTGAGCTATACAGTGTTCTGACTTTCACATTTGGGGGAAAGGTGATGTAGTGACAAGCAGATGGGCAGCTGCTTAGAccacctatttcttttttctctttgttttgtaccagtaattgaactcaggggtgcttaactgaacacctcccagcccttttatacacagacagacacacacacgcacatgcacacacttgccagctttgaacttgcagtcctcctgcctcagcctcccaagccactgggattacaagtatgtgccactatgcctggccaaTCTACTTTTTTTTAGGGGATTAAGGTCTGATATCAAAAGGTATTCAAGGGAAATAGTGTGTGTACAGCTCCGTGGGGTTCTTGGGCAGTAGTCACTAGCTAGGGCATGCTAGAGGACTCAAGTTCTCCTGCCTGTGGAAGTGACCGCGATGCAGGCATCCCTGTGTTGTGATATTACTTACTGTGGAAGTGTTGAGGGCCAGTCCTGCTCTCTGACCCCAGAGACAGAATGTGAATCAGCAGAATTTGGAGCTGGAGTTCTCCATCTAATCGTCTGTGTATCTTTTAACCACTAAGATTTATATTTAGTGACTAATAGTCTTGTGCTAGAAGTGCCATCTCCCACACAAGTCCCCAAAGAAAACTGGCTCTGAGTCAGGACTTTGACtttgaaatcaatttttttcttcccccttttccATCAGGATTTGCTGTCTGGCGCCCATGGCTGTCTTTAGTGGGCTCTGGGGCCCCGTCACCAGTGCAAGCAGAGCCTTCAGCCAGCGCTGTTTCAGGTAACTTTCCGCATTAAGTTCTCAAAACTGTGCCTTTGAGTAAACCTCTCATCAGGGCTGGTTAGTATGGAAACTAGATTGGGAGGAGAAATTCAGGGAAGTGTCTTGGGGTCAGGGAAAGCTAAAGGAAATCAGCTGAGCTGGAATTTGGCAGGATGGTGAACGGTGATGGTGGGTAAAGAGGCGAGTTCTGTCTGGTAGGTGACAGGGACTAGCATGTGATGGAAGCTTGTTACTTTTCAGTCTCTGTGAGACTCTTACAGAGATTCTGACATCTCTGACCTGTCATTCCCCTGGGGCATTAAAACTTTCTCTTTTAAGaatggaaaatgtattttaattacaaaataatactgcttgttataaaaaaaaaaagtcaagcatGTTAGAAGTGTGACCTCCTGTCCTCTTTCCGGACACTAAGCTAGGACAGCCCTACCCCATCAGTGTCCCCATGCCACAGGCATTTTCTGAGCACTGTGCCTGGGGCTGGTCATACAGAGTCAAATGAGAGTTGCTTCCTGCCATGAAAGAGCTCTCAAGTGGGCTACAGGAAGGAACTTGAAAACAAATAACTCCAAGAAAAATTGATGAGTATAATAATAGGGTACTTGGGAAGGCTTGAGCCTGGAGCTGCCAGTGGGGGCTCGGGGGGAGGAAGGCAAGGAGGCAGTCTTCCCAGAAGGGAAGTGGGCACAGGTCCTGCCCAGGTCCTCAGGGAGGCTGGGAGGTAGTGTACTTAGAGTTTCCTGCCAGCTGCTGGGGCCCAGCACAGGTGTGCAAGTGGTAGGGTGTGTGACCTCAGAGGCGGGTAAGTTGGGATCAGGTTGTGAAAGTGGAGAACTATTGAACATTTCTATGCCGGGAAATtgcctcagtttttgttttccAAAGAGAGCCCTGGCCAGCAGAGTGGGGTGAGGCAGGAACCAGTGAGCACACCTGTGTCATagttgcagagcagagggaacTGCTTAACAAGGGGCATAGTCAGTGAGGGTACAGAGAAAGGGCAGTGCTTAGGAAGTAGCGTCAGTAGGACATGCTGCTGGTGGATGTTTGATGGTGACAGAGGTGTATGGGTGGGAGCTAGAGTTTCTGGAGAAACCATTCCCTGGGTAGGAAATGCATCAGCAGAACGGGGCTTGCAAAGGCCCCAGGAGGTCAGTGTGCATTGGCGGTAGGGCAGGTTCTAGGGAGCCCTGGGGAAGGGAACTATAGGACTGGAGATGGAGTTCACTAGTTGGCAGCAAGGAGAGTGGCTGAAACTGCCCAGGTGTGTAGAATGAGAGAAGAGGCCCTAAGGTAACTACCAGCAGTGAACATCTGGAAAATAGAGATCTCACTGTAGAGATCACTCTGTAAACACCATCTCGGCCTTTAATACATACtctaaaaaacagtcaaaaaaccccaaccctttttagtaTCAAAATATTGTTACCTTGACTTAATTCCAGTTTCTGCAGCATGTGTTAGCGGATTCCCTTAGCAAGCCTGCTCATTCCCATCTCCAGGTTCCCAGCAACACATAGATGAGAGCATTTGGGAGTGAGTGTATCTGGGGAAGCAGGTTTTGCAGGATAGGCATTGGCTGTAGGCCTGGTCCATAAGGGATTCCTGAGTTCTCAGAGATTTTTGGAAATCAGAGGCTTTAAGTTAGAGCATGAATGATGGTATAATAGAAAAGTAGAATTCTCTTTAAAATCCATCCAAATCAAGATCTTGCCACAGCAGCAGAAGCTCTTGATTGTAAGGGTATTTGTTTATACATAGTCCTGCCTGCCTGTCAAGACTCCAGggctgattgtgtgtgtgtgtgtgtgtgtgtgtgtgtgtctctctgacATGAACTCTCTTGCCTTACGAGGCCATGCACCTTGGCCTAGATGGGAACAGGTCAcagcctgtttttttctttcccaccaGCACCACTGGGAGCCTCTGTGCAATTCAGAAGATGACTCGGGTGCGAGTGGTCGACAACAGCGCCCTGGGGAACACCCCATACCATCGCCCTCCTCGGTGCATCCACGTCTATAACAAGAATGGGGTGGGCAAGGTGGGTGACCGGATACTGCTGGCCATCAGGGGACAGAAGAAAAAGGCGCTCATTGTGGGACATCGCATGCCTGGCCCCCGAATGACCCCCAGGTTTGACTCTAACAATGTCGTCCTCATTGAGGACAATGGGAATCCTGTGGGGACCCGAATTAAAGTACCCATCCCCAGCAGCCTGCGCCAGAAGGAAGGAGAATATTCCAAGGTGCTGGCCATCGCTCAGAACTTTGTGTGAACAGAGCCCAGGCCTTTGGCCACAGGGGCCGTGTGGATAGAGCAGCTCCGAGAGCTGCACCTTGGCTGAGAGGAGCCACCTGCCATGTGGCTGCTGTGCGGGGTCACAGTGTTCCGTGAGAGaataaacattttcatgtatGTTTTCTTCCTGTGCTTTCTGGGATATGGGCATGGGGTAAATGACACCCAAGCAGTTGAAAGGTGGCCAACCCGTCTGGCAACGTGTGATGACAGTCTTTGCATGGAACAGGCTATATGCAGGGGCTGGGCCCTTGCCTTTCTGGTTTGGATCCTATGATATGAGTTTATCCAGGATTGTCAGGCTCTGGGAAACTGGTATGAATCAAATGACAATTTATAATGTACCACAGAGTCTGTCATTTTCTAACTAAAAatggttttgttctgttttccatCCTTGTTTTAGAGGACCTGAGGTATGGAATGGTTGTAAAGATTACTGGGTTTTGGAATCGAGCAGTGGAACAGTGGCAGCCTTACTTTACTTGAGTATTTCTCAgaacactccttttttttttttttttttagagaattttaaaatttattttttagttttcggtggacacaacatctttgtttgtatgtggtgctgaggatcgaacccgggccgcacgcatgccaggtgagcgtgctaccgcttgagccacatccccagcccccagaacacTCCTTTTTGCCCAGTGGCATAGGGCCTCCTCCCAGGACTGGTGGAGAAATGGACAGGTCCTTCTATTTTGAGATGACATAATTTTGGACCTGTGCACATGATTCAGTGACAGTTTATCTTCTGATCACTTGTTGGCCTCGTTGGGAAGATTAGGAGCTCTCTTAGTGTCTTTAATGGAATCTTATCAGGTCAtttataaattcattcatttaaaatgccttgggggctgggcacagtggcacacagctccgctcgtgaggctgaggcaggaggatcgtaagttcaaagtcagcctcagcaaaaatgaggcattaagcaactcagtgaggctctgtctctaaagaaaatacaaaatagggctggagatgtggctcagtggtctagtgctcctgagttcattccctggtatcaaaaaataaaatactttggggtGCTTCTTAAATATTTCAGTGGCCTCTGAGAGGCAGAGTAGTGTAATGGTAAAGAACACAGCTCTGTAGCCAtactgcctgggtttgaatcccatcTCTACCACTTACACTTCatgactttgggcaaattattttacctctctgcctcaatttcctcacctgtaaaatggggatataTTAAAGAT from Ictidomys tridecemlineatus isolate mIctTri1 chromosome 8, mIctTri1.hap1, whole genome shotgun sequence carries:
- the Mrpl14 gene encoding large ribosomal subunit protein uL14m produces the protein MAVFSGLWGPVTSASRAFSQRCFSTTGSLCAIQKMTRVRVVDNSALGNTPYHRPPRCIHVYNKNGVGKVGDRILLAIRGQKKKALIVGHRMPGPRMTPRFDSNNVVLIEDNGNPVGTRIKVPIPSSLRQKEGEYSKVLAIAQNFV